One Oharaeibacter diazotrophicus DNA segment encodes these proteins:
- a CDS encoding RidA family protein: MLDRPPAPRPRVLQPEGWPQPKGYANGMEARGRVVFVGGQIGWTPDMRFEATDLAGQIRQALLNVVAVLAEAGAGPEHVTTMTWYLIDRRDYAAKLKEIGAVWREVMGRNFPAMAVVEVSGLVEDEALVEIQATAVVPD; this comes from the coding sequence ATGCTCGACCGTCCCCCCGCCCCCCGTCCCCGTGTCCTGCAGCCCGAGGGCTGGCCGCAGCCGAAGGGTTATGCCAATGGCATGGAGGCGCGCGGGCGCGTCGTGTTCGTGGGCGGCCAGATCGGTTGGACGCCGGACATGCGGTTCGAGGCCACGGACCTCGCCGGCCAGATCCGCCAAGCCCTCCTCAACGTCGTCGCCGTGCTGGCCGAGGCCGGCGCCGGGCCCGAGCACGTCACCACCATGACGTGGTACCTGATCGACCGCCGCGACTACGCCGCCAAGCTCAAGGAGATCGGCGCGGTCTGGCGCGAGGTGATGGGCCGCAACTTCCCGGCCATGGCGGTCGTCGAGGTCTCCGGCCTCGTCGAGGACGAGGCGCTGGTCGAGATCCAGGCCACCGCCGTCGTGCCGGACTGA
- a CDS encoding FAD-dependent oxidoreductase, which translates to MHVRKWFSAAVVPLLLAFAAPAARAATCETSDIVVYGGTPAGLAAAIQAGRMGKSVTVLEPTMHVGGMMGSGLTKADVSVYEDTYGGIARSFFALARAHYDTKSTTRIYYGSGWAEETLRRMTIHAGAKIVLGQPIARAVRSGRSIVRIETTTGRRFCAEVFVEASYEGDLLARAGVPTILGREARATYGEAHAGAQPLGRIEVGNRTVLVDPYVKPGVPSSGLLYGVEPFVARTTGEADDRLMAFNYRLCVTDRAANKVPFRKPAGYDPALYETAARFLQTLIAERGFVTSTHFIGNSVTVEGKLDVNSSRYFSTDVWHIGRDYILADGAGRAAVLARVRNYTEGLFWFASTDPRVPKNVRSYTRRYGWCADEFRDNGNFPRQLYVRQGRRLVGRYVLTENDLMARRSFDDSIGLGYYPMDEHGMYRTVVGGFIADEIRQSLPGGKYEIPYRALLPKIGDSLNLIAATTISASHVAFTSVRVEPTFMVIGQAAGAAAALAKDGRVGAVDMARLMSTLDAAGQIRKKDPTGGRR; encoded by the coding sequence ATGCACGTGCGGAAGTGGTTTTCGGCGGCGGTGGTTCCGCTCCTCCTCGCGTTCGCGGCCCCGGCCGCGCGGGCGGCGACCTGCGAGACCTCCGACATCGTGGTCTACGGCGGCACGCCGGCCGGTCTGGCGGCGGCGATCCAGGCCGGGCGGATGGGCAAGTCCGTCACCGTGCTCGAGCCGACCATGCACGTCGGCGGCATGATGGGCAGCGGCCTGACCAAGGCCGACGTGTCGGTCTACGAGGACACCTACGGCGGCATCGCCCGCTCGTTCTTCGCATTGGCCCGCGCGCACTACGACACCAAGAGCACGACGCGGATCTACTACGGATCCGGCTGGGCCGAGGAGACGCTGCGGCGGATGACGATCCACGCCGGGGCGAAGATCGTGCTCGGCCAGCCGATCGCCCGGGCGGTGCGGTCCGGCCGCTCCATCGTCCGCATCGAGACCACCACCGGCCGTCGCTTCTGCGCCGAGGTCTTCGTCGAGGCGAGTTACGAGGGCGACCTCCTCGCCAGGGCCGGCGTCCCGACCATCCTCGGCCGCGAGGCGCGCGCCACCTACGGCGAGGCCCACGCCGGCGCGCAGCCGCTCGGGCGGATCGAGGTCGGCAACCGCACCGTGCTCGTCGATCCCTACGTCAAGCCCGGCGTTCCCTCGAGCGGCCTGCTCTACGGCGTCGAGCCCTTCGTCGCGCGGACGACCGGCGAGGCCGACGACCGGTTGATGGCGTTCAACTATCGCCTCTGCGTCACCGACCGCGCGGCCAACAAGGTGCCCTTCCGCAAGCCGGCCGGCTACGATCCCGCGCTCTACGAGACCGCCGCGCGCTTCCTGCAGACCCTGATCGCCGAGCGCGGCTTCGTCACCTCGACCCATTTCATCGGCAACAGCGTCACGGTCGAAGGCAAGCTCGACGTCAATTCGAGCCGCTACTTCTCGACCGACGTCTGGCACATCGGCCGCGACTACATCCTCGCCGACGGCGCGGGCCGCGCCGCGGTCCTGGCGCGTGTGCGCAACTACACCGAAGGCCTGTTCTGGTTCGCCTCGACCGACCCGCGGGTGCCGAAGAACGTGCGCAGCTACACGCGCCGCTACGGCTGGTGCGCCGACGAATTCCGCGACAACGGCAACTTCCCGCGCCAGCTCTACGTCCGCCAGGGCCGTCGCCTCGTCGGCCGCTACGTCCTCACCGAGAACGACCTGATGGCGCGCCGTTCGTTCGACGACTCCATCGGCCTCGGCTACTACCCGATGGACGAGCACGGCATGTACCGCACGGTCGTCGGCGGTTTCATCGCCGACGAGATCCGCCAGAGCCTGCCCGGCGGCAAGTACGAGATCCCCTATCGCGCGCTGCTGCCGAAGATCGGCGACTCGCTCAACCTGATCGCGGCGACCACGATCTCCGCCAGCCACGTCGCCTTCACCTCGGTGCGGGTCGAGCCGACCTTCATGGTGATCGGTCAGGCCGCCGGCGCCGCCGCGGCCCTCGCCAAGGACGGCCGGGTCGGGGCGGTCGACATGGCGCGCCTGATGAGCACGCTCGACGCCGCCGGCCAGATCCGCAAGAAGGATCCGACGGGCGGCCGCCGGTAG
- a CDS encoding copper chaperone PCu(A)C: MRFAKFLAAATVLAALVAPAAAHEFKAGALEIVHPWTRATPPGAKVGGGFMVIRNTGTEPDRLVGGSVSFADEFQVHEMTMEGDVMKMRQLENGLEIPAGGEVTLKPGSFHVMFMGLKHGLEQGKEEKATLKFEKAGEVEVEFAVEPVGAKEPSHDGH; the protein is encoded by the coding sequence ATGCGTTTCGCCAAGTTCCTCGCCGCCGCCACTGTCCTCGCCGCCCTGGTCGCCCCCGCCGCGGCCCACGAGTTCAAGGCCGGCGCCCTCGAGATCGTCCACCCCTGGACCCGCGCCACGCCCCCGGGCGCCAAGGTCGGCGGCGGCTTCATGGTCATCCGCAACACCGGCACCGAGCCCGACCGTCTGGTCGGCGGCTCCGTGTCCTTCGCCGACGAGTTCCAGGTCCACGAGATGACCATGGAGGGCGACGTCATGAAGATGCGCCAGCTCGAGAACGGCCTCGAGATCCCCGCCGGCGGCGAGGTCACGCTGAAGCCCGGCTCCTTCCACGTCATGTTCATGGGCCTGAAGCACGGCCTCGAGCAGGGCAAGGAGGAGAAGGCGACGCTGAAGTTCGAGAAGGCCGGCGAGGTCGAGGTCGAGTTCGCCGTCGAGCCGGTCGGCGCCAAGGAACCGTCGCACGACGGTCACTGA
- a CDS encoding enoyl-CoA hydratase family protein, with amino-acid sequence MSETSIMGAMRRPFRDYEARHFGWRAEEDGRVAVVTLNRPERKNPLTFDSYAELRDLFRALAHPSDVRAIVITGAGGNFSSGGDVFEIIEPLTRMAMPDLLAFTRMTGDLVKAMRRCPQPIVAAVDGVCAGAGAILAMASDIRLATPAAKTAFLFTRVGLAGADMGACGILPRMIGQGRASELLYTGRVMTADEGAAWGFYNRLVPADALLAEATGLARAIADGPAFAHAMTKTMLTQEWAMGLDEMIEAEAQAQAICMATRDFRRAFEAFAEKRKPVFEGD; translated from the coding sequence ATGAGCGAGACCTCGATCATGGGCGCCATGCGCCGCCCCTTCCGCGACTACGAGGCGCGCCACTTCGGCTGGCGGGCCGAGGAGGACGGCCGCGTCGCCGTCGTCACGCTGAACCGGCCGGAGCGCAAGAACCCGCTGACCTTCGACAGCTACGCCGAGCTGCGCGACCTCTTCCGCGCCCTCGCCCACCCCTCCGACGTGCGGGCGATCGTGATCACCGGCGCGGGCGGCAACTTCTCCTCCGGCGGCGACGTCTTCGAGATCATCGAGCCGCTGACGCGCATGGCGATGCCCGACCTGCTCGCCTTCACGCGCATGACCGGCGACCTCGTCAAGGCGATGCGGCGCTGCCCGCAGCCGATCGTCGCCGCTGTCGACGGCGTCTGCGCCGGCGCCGGCGCCATCCTCGCCATGGCCTCCGACATCCGGCTCGCCACCCCGGCGGCCAAGACCGCCTTCCTGTTCACCCGCGTCGGCCTCGCCGGCGCCGACATGGGCGCCTGCGGGATCCTGCCGCGCATGATCGGCCAGGGCCGCGCCTCCGAGTTGCTCTACACCGGCCGCGTCATGACCGCCGACGAGGGCGCCGCCTGGGGCTTCTACAACCGCCTCGTCCCCGCCGACGCGCTCCTCGCCGAGGCGACCGGCCTCGCCCGCGCCATCGCCGACGGCCCCGCCTTCGCCCACGCCATGACCAAGACCATGCTGACCCAGGAATGGGCCATGGGCCTCGACGAGATGATCGAGGCGGAGGCGCAGGCGCAGGCGATCTGCATGGCCACCCGGGACTTCCGCCGCGCCTTCGAGGCCTTCGCCGAGAAGCGCAAACCCGTGTTCGAGGGCGACTGA
- a CDS encoding SDR family NAD(P)-dependent oxidoreductase, whose product MTRHALVTGGGSGIGAATARALSAAGWRVSVAGRRPAPLEATLATLAGPRGIAATLDVTDEASVTAAVAAVEAVAPVDLLVNNAGAAASAPFQRTTPALFHEMIAVNLTGTFLVTRAILPGMVARGRGRVVNVASTAGLVGYPYVSAYVAAKHGVVGLTRALALEVARRGVTVNAVCPGFTDTPLIDASVATIAEKTGRDADAARAELARSNPQGRLVSPEEVAATVVWLASDAASAINGQAIAVAGGEVMTG is encoded by the coding sequence ATGACCCGACACGCCCTCGTCACCGGCGGCGGCTCCGGCATCGGAGCGGCGACCGCCCGCGCCCTCTCCGCCGCCGGCTGGCGCGTCAGCGTCGCCGGTCGCCGGCCCGCGCCTCTCGAAGCCACGCTCGCCACCCTCGCCGGCCCGCGCGGCATCGCCGCGACCCTCGACGTCACCGACGAGGCTTCCGTCACGGCCGCCGTTGCGGCGGTCGAGGCGGTCGCCCCGGTCGACCTCCTGGTCAACAACGCCGGCGCCGCCGCGAGCGCCCCGTTCCAGCGCACCACGCCGGCGCTCTTCCACGAGATGATCGCGGTCAACCTGACCGGCACCTTCCTGGTCACCCGCGCGATCCTGCCCGGCATGGTCGCCCGCGGCCGCGGCCGCGTCGTCAACGTCGCCTCCACCGCCGGGCTCGTCGGCTACCCCTACGTCTCGGCCTATGTCGCGGCCAAGCACGGCGTCGTCGGGCTCACCCGCGCGCTCGCGCTCGAGGTCGCGCGCCGCGGCGTCACGGTGAACGCGGTCTGCCCGGGCTTCACCGACACGCCGCTGATCGACGCCTCGGTGGCGACGATCGCGGAGAAGACCGGCCGCGACGCCGACGCCGCCCGGGCCGAGCTCGCCCGCTCGAACCCGCAGGGACGGTTGGTCTCGCCGGAGGAGGTCGCCGCCACGGTGGTCTGGCTCGCCTCCGACGCGGCCTCGGCGATCAACGGACAGGCCATCGCGGTGGCCGGTGGAGAGGTGATGACCGGATGA
- a CDS encoding bifunctional salicylyl-CoA 5-hydroxylase/oxidoreductase, translating into MRIVCVGGGPAGLYFALLMKKADPAHRVTVIERNRPYDTFGWGVVFSDATMENMRIWDPESAAEIEQAFNHWDDIEVRIKGKAMRTTGHGFVGIGRKKLLNILQARCEALGVELVFEQEVDGDRQFPDADLVVASDGLNSKIRLAHPDVFEPDLVVRPNRYIWLGTKKAYEAFTFDFQKTEHGWFQAHIYKFDEDTSTFIVETTEETFRAHGLDQADQQQSIDFCERLFADVLDGAELMTNARHLRGSAWLNFNRLICGRWSFFNGNSHVVLMGDSAHTAHFAIGSGTKLAIEDAIELARQFGALGQDRAAIPAVLAAYEEVRRVDVARIQNAARNAMEWFEVVGARYADTLEPEQFMYSMLTRSQRISHENLRLRDPAWLEGYERWFAARTGIAPRGNGRGLPPMFTPYRLRGLTLENRIVMSPMAMYSAVDGLPNDFHLVHLGARALGGAGLVFGEMTCVSPDARITPGCLGLWNDEQEAGWKRMIDFVHGQTGSKFAIQLGHAGRKGATKVAWEGTDQPVETGGWPLISASPIPYLPHSQVPREMTRADMDRVLADFVQAAERAARSGADMLELHCAHGYLLSSFLSPLTNRRTDAYGGDHEGRARFPLEVFRAIRAVWPEDRPISVRLSCNDWVDGGNSPEDAAIYARMFKDAGADMIDCSSGQVSKEEKPVYGRLWQTPFADKIRNEVGVPTIAVGAISEADHANSIIAAGRADLCAVARPHLADPAWTLHEAARIGLTEVEWPRQYFAGKRQYETALARTAAPAAVAPR; encoded by the coding sequence ATGCGCATCGTGTGCGTCGGCGGCGGCCCGGCCGGTCTCTATTTCGCGCTTCTGATGAAGAAGGCCGACCCCGCCCACCGAGTCACGGTGATCGAGCGCAACCGCCCCTACGACACCTTCGGCTGGGGCGTCGTCTTCTCCGATGCCACCATGGAGAACATGCGGATCTGGGATCCGGAGAGCGCCGCCGAAATCGAGCAGGCGTTCAACCACTGGGACGACATCGAAGTCCGCATCAAGGGCAAGGCGATGCGGACGACCGGCCACGGCTTCGTCGGCATCGGCCGCAAGAAGCTGCTCAACATCCTGCAGGCCCGCTGCGAGGCGCTCGGCGTCGAGCTGGTGTTCGAGCAGGAGGTCGACGGCGACCGGCAGTTCCCCGATGCCGACCTCGTCGTCGCCTCCGACGGCCTCAACTCGAAGATCCGCCTCGCCCATCCCGACGTGTTCGAGCCCGACCTCGTCGTCCGCCCGAACCGCTACATCTGGCTCGGCACCAAGAAGGCCTACGAGGCCTTCACCTTCGACTTCCAGAAGACCGAGCACGGCTGGTTCCAGGCGCACATCTACAAGTTCGACGAGGACACCTCGACCTTCATCGTCGAGACCACCGAGGAGACCTTCAGGGCCCACGGCCTCGACCAGGCCGACCAGCAACAGTCGATCGACTTCTGCGAGCGCCTGTTCGCCGACGTCCTCGACGGCGCCGAGCTGATGACCAACGCCCGCCACCTGCGCGGCTCGGCCTGGCTCAACTTCAACCGCCTGATCTGCGGCCGCTGGAGCTTCTTCAACGGCAACTCGCACGTCGTGCTGATGGGCGACAGCGCCCACACCGCCCATTTCGCGATCGGCTCGGGCACCAAGCTCGCCATCGAGGACGCCATCGAGCTCGCCCGCCAGTTCGGCGCGCTCGGCCAGGACCGCGCCGCCATCCCGGCCGTGCTCGCCGCCTACGAGGAGGTCCGCCGCGTCGACGTCGCCCGGATCCAGAACGCCGCCCGCAACGCCATGGAATGGTTCGAGGTCGTCGGCGCCCGCTACGCCGACACCCTCGAGCCCGAGCAGTTCATGTACTCGATGCTGACGCGCTCGCAGCGCATCAGCCACGAGAACCTGCGCCTGCGCGATCCCGCGTGGCTCGAGGGCTACGAGCGCTGGTTCGCCGCCCGCACCGGCATCGCCCCGCGCGGCAACGGCCGCGGCCTGCCGCCGATGTTCACGCCCTACCGCCTGCGCGGGCTCACGCTCGAGAACCGCATTGTGATGTCGCCGATGGCGATGTATTCCGCGGTCGACGGCCTGCCCAACGACTTCCACCTCGTCCACCTCGGCGCCCGCGCCCTCGGCGGCGCCGGCCTCGTCTTCGGCGAGATGACCTGCGTCTCGCCCGACGCCCGCATCACCCCGGGCTGCCTCGGCCTCTGGAACGACGAGCAGGAGGCCGGCTGGAAGCGGATGATCGACTTCGTCCACGGCCAGACCGGCTCGAAGTTCGCGATCCAGCTCGGCCACGCCGGCCGCAAGGGTGCCACCAAGGTCGCCTGGGAGGGCACCGACCAGCCGGTCGAGACCGGCGGCTGGCCGCTGATCTCGGCCTCGCCGATCCCCTACCTGCCGCATTCGCAGGTGCCGCGCGAGATGACCCGCGCCGACATGGACCGCGTCCTCGCCGACTTCGTCCAGGCCGCCGAGCGCGCCGCCCGCTCCGGTGCCGACATGCTCGAGCTGCACTGCGCCCACGGCTACCTGCTGTCGTCCTTCCTGTCGCCGCTCACCAACCGTCGCACCGACGCCTACGGCGGCGACCACGAAGGCCGCGCCCGCTTCCCGCTCGAGGTGTTCCGTGCCATCCGCGCGGTCTGGCCCGAGGACCGGCCGATCTCGGTGCGCCTGTCCTGCAACGACTGGGTCGACGGCGGCAACTCGCCGGAGGACGCGGCGATCTACGCGCGCATGTTCAAGGACGCCGGCGCCGACATGATCGACTGCTCGTCCGGTCAGGTCTCCAAGGAGGAGAAGCCGGTCTACGGCCGGCTCTGGCAGACGCCCTTCGCCGACAAGATCCGCAACGAGGTCGGCGTGCCCACGATCGCGGTCGGCGCCATCTCCGAGGCCGACCACGCCAACTCGATCATCGCCGCCGGCCGGGCCGACCTCTGCGCCGTCGCCCGCCCGCATCTCGCCGACCCCGCCTGGACCCTGCACGAGGCCGCCAGGATCGGTCTCACCGAGGTCGAGTGGCCGCGCCAGTATTTCGCCGGCAAGCGCCAGTACGAGACCGCCCTCGCCCGCACCGCGGCCCCCGCCGCCGTCGCCCCGCGCTGA
- a CDS encoding MarR family winged helix-turn-helix transcriptional regulator, translated as MDQDSGNVDLEIIVKGTPEGHKQELRLWLRMLSTTNLISQEVRRRLRAQFGMTLPQFDLMAQLDREPAGLRLGELSKRMMVTNGNVTGLVDRLESDGLISRESADGDRRVTVARLTAKGRDTFAAMAHAHEGWLSDMLADVEPRLVAATLRDLGVVKASVAAHLTAGED; from the coding sequence ATGGACCAGGACAGCGGCAACGTCGACCTCGAGATCATCGTCAAGGGCACGCCGGAGGGCCACAAGCAGGAGCTCCGGCTGTGGCTCAGGATGCTCTCGACCACCAACCTGATCAGCCAGGAGGTGCGCCGGCGGCTCAGGGCGCAGTTCGGCATGACGCTGCCGCAGTTCGACCTGATGGCGCAGCTCGACCGCGAGCCGGCCGGACTCCGGCTCGGCGAACTTTCCAAACGGATGATGGTGACCAACGGCAACGTCACCGGGCTCGTCGACCGGCTCGAGAGCGACGGGCTGATCAGCCGCGAATCCGCCGACGGCGACCGTAGGGTCACGGTGGCGCGGCTGACGGCCAAGGGCCGCGACACCTTCGCCGCCATGGCGCATGCCCACGAGGGCTGGCTCTCCGACATGCTCGCCGACGTCGAGCCGCGGCTGGTGGCGGCGACGCTGCGCGACCTCGGCGTCGTCAAGGCCTCGGTCGCCGCGCATCTGACCGCGGGCGAGGACTGA
- a CDS encoding 3-hydroxyacyl-CoA dehydrogenase NAD-binding domain-containing protein, with product MTDAAPVVTTRRDGAVAVVTIDSPPVNAASHAVRAGLVAAIAGANADPDVRAVVIACAGRSFVAGADVREFGRPPEPPRLTDVCDAIEASAKPVVAALHGTALGGGLEIALACHARIAAPGARMGLPEVKLGIVPGAGGTQRLPRLVGVPRAIEMATSGRPVDAADALASGLVDRIAGPDLLTEAVALAADLDAPRRTGDRPVPAFDRAAVEAVVAKVEARARGRIAPGEAARLVLASADLPLRDGLAREWETVARLKETDQARALRHVFFAEREAARVPGLDGVAPRAVTTVGVAGCGLMGSGIAAAAADAGCAVIVVERDEPAAAAGRDRLAALYDRRVATGRLAAAERDARLGRIAVSADRAAFAAADLVVEAVFDDLDVKRELFAALSAIVRPDAILATNTSYLDPDAIAAVVADPGRVVGLHFFSPADVMRLVEVVRTGAVAPDVLATAIAVAKRLGKLPVVTGVCEGFVGNRVFSAYRDEAERLLLDGAYPETIDAAMEAHGLAMGPFAVFDLAGLEIARARRERLRAAGRLSPAPTIADRLCERGRLGRRAGRGWYAYDGGERRVDPEVTALVEAASAEAGVARRVVAADEIVRRLVGAMAREGRALVDEGIAQRASDVDLVMIAGYGYPDWRGGPMFETAAAG from the coding sequence ATGACCGACGCCGCCCCCGTGGTGACCACCCGCCGCGACGGCGCCGTCGCGGTCGTCACCATCGACTCGCCCCCCGTCAACGCCGCCTCGCACGCCGTCCGCGCCGGGCTCGTCGCCGCGATCGCCGGCGCGAACGCCGACCCGGACGTCCGTGCCGTCGTGATCGCCTGCGCCGGCCGCAGCTTCGTCGCCGGCGCCGACGTCCGCGAGTTCGGCCGGCCCCCCGAGCCGCCGCGACTGACCGACGTCTGCGACGCCATCGAGGCGTCGGCAAAGCCCGTCGTCGCCGCGCTGCACGGCACCGCGCTCGGCGGCGGGCTCGAGATCGCCCTCGCCTGCCACGCCCGGATCGCCGCCCCGGGCGCGCGGATGGGGCTGCCCGAGGTCAAGCTCGGCATCGTCCCCGGCGCCGGCGGCACCCAGCGGCTGCCGCGCCTCGTCGGCGTGCCCCGCGCGATCGAGATGGCGACCTCCGGCCGCCCGGTCGACGCCGCCGACGCGCTCGCGAGCGGCCTCGTCGACCGCATCGCCGGCCCCGACCTCCTCACGGAGGCCGTCGCCCTCGCCGCCGACCTCGACGCCCCGCGCCGCACCGGCGACCGCCCCGTCCCCGCCTTCGACCGCGCCGCCGTCGAGGCCGTCGTCGCCAAGGTCGAGGCCCGCGCCCGCGGCCGGATCGCGCCCGGCGAGGCCGCCCGCCTCGTGCTCGCGAGCGCCGACCTGCCGCTCCGCGACGGCCTCGCCCGCGAATGGGAGACGGTCGCGCGCCTCAAGGAGACCGATCAGGCGAGGGCGCTCCGCCACGTCTTCTTCGCCGAGCGCGAGGCTGCGCGCGTCCCCGGGCTCGACGGCGTCGCCCCGCGCGCGGTCACCACCGTCGGCGTCGCCGGCTGCGGCCTGATGGGCTCCGGCATCGCCGCGGCCGCCGCCGACGCCGGCTGCGCGGTGATCGTGGTCGAGCGCGACGAACCCGCCGCCGCCGCCGGCCGCGACCGCCTCGCCGCGCTCTACGACCGCCGCGTCGCCACCGGCCGCCTCGCCGCCGCCGAGCGCGACGCCCGGCTCGGCCGCATCGCCGTCTCGGCCGATCGCGCCGCCTTCGCCGCCGCCGACCTCGTCGTCGAGGCGGTGTTCGACGACCTCGACGTCAAGCGCGAGCTGTTCGCGGCCCTCTCGGCCATCGTCCGGCCCGACGCCATCCTCGCCACCAACACCAGCTACCTCGATCCCGACGCCATCGCCGCCGTGGTCGCCGACCCCGGCCGTGTCGTCGGCCTGCACTTCTTCTCGCCGGCCGACGTGATGCGCCTCGTCGAGGTGGTCCGCACCGGCGCCGTCGCGCCCGACGTGCTCGCCACCGCGATCGCCGTCGCCAAACGCCTCGGCAAATTGCCGGTGGTCACCGGCGTCTGCGAGGGCTTCGTCGGCAACCGCGTCTTCTCTGCCTATCGCGACGAGGCCGAGCGGCTGCTGCTCGACGGCGCGTACCCCGAGACGATCGACGCTGCCATGGAGGCGCACGGCCTCGCCATGGGTCCGTTCGCGGTGTTCGACCTCGCCGGCCTCGAGATCGCCCGGGCCCGACGCGAGCGCCTGCGCGCCGCCGGCCGCCTCTCCCCGGCGCCGACCATCGCCGACCGGCTCTGCGAGCGCGGCCGCCTCGGCCGCCGGGCCGGCCGCGGCTGGTACGCCTACGATGGCGGCGAGCGCCGCGTGGATCCCGAGGTGACCGCCCTGGTCGAGGCCGCCTCGGCCGAGGCCGGCGTCGCCCGCCGCGTCGTCGCCGCCGACGAGATCGTCCGCCGCCTCGTCGGCGCCATGGCCCGCGAAGGCCGCGCCCTCGTCGACGAGGGCATCGCGCAACGCGCCTCCGACGTCGACCTCGTCATGATCGCCGGCTACGGCTATCCCGACTGGCGCGGCGGCCCGATGTTCGAGACGGCGGCGGCGGGTTGA
- a CDS encoding acyl-CoA dehydrogenase family protein, giving the protein MAAARPARDHLDWPFFGPEHRAYAERLDAFAAEGLSGLDHHDVDGTCRTLVRRLGAAGLLDVAVAAPDRDASAISSRALCLARETLAWHDGLADFAFAMQGLGTGAIAFAGAPELKAAVLPKVRAGAFVAAFALSEKDAGSDVAAMTCAARADGDAYVLDGEKTWISNGGIADVYTVFARTGEAPGTRGISAFAVFADDPGFSIVERIDVMAPHPLATIRFDGCRIPAERRLGASGEGFKLAMRTLDVFRASVAAAALGFARRALDEATAHARGRRMLGATLADLQLTKAALGDMATGVDAAALLTFRAAWRRDVQGLPTTKEAAMAKMTATETAQTVIDRAVQLFGGRGVRVGETVERLYREIRALRIYEGATEVQKLIVARALLEEPGR; this is encoded by the coding sequence ATGGCCGCCGCCCGCCCCGCCCGCGACCATCTCGACTGGCCCTTCTTCGGCCCCGAGCACCGCGCCTACGCCGAGCGCCTCGACGCCTTCGCCGCCGAGGGCCTCTCCGGCCTCGACCACCACGACGTCGACGGCACCTGCCGCACGCTGGTGCGCCGGCTCGGCGCCGCCGGCCTGCTCGACGTCGCCGTCGCCGCCCCCGACCGCGACGCCTCGGCGATCTCCTCGCGCGCGCTCTGCCTCGCCCGCGAGACCCTCGCCTGGCACGACGGTCTCGCCGATTTCGCCTTCGCCATGCAGGGCCTCGGCACCGGCGCCATCGCCTTCGCCGGCGCGCCCGAGCTGAAGGCCGCCGTGCTGCCGAAGGTGCGCGCCGGCGCGTTCGTCGCCGCCTTCGCGCTCTCCGAGAAGGACGCCGGCTCCGACGTCGCCGCCATGACCTGCGCCGCCCGCGCCGACGGCGACGCCTACGTGCTCGACGGCGAGAAGACCTGGATCTCCAACGGCGGCATCGCCGACGTCTACACCGTGTTCGCCCGCACCGGCGAGGCGCCGGGCACGCGCGGCATCTCCGCCTTCGCCGTCTTCGCCGACGACCCCGGCTTCTCGATCGTCGAGCGGATCGACGTGATGGCGCCGCACCCGCTCGCCACCATCCGTTTCGACGGCTGCCGCATTCCGGCCGAGCGCCGGCTCGGCGCGTCCGGCGAGGGCTTCAAGCTCGCCATGCGCACGCTCGACGTCTTCCGCGCCTCGGTCGCCGCCGCCGCGCTCGGCTTCGCCCGCCGCGCCCTCGACGAGGCGACCGCCCACGCCCGCGGCCGCCGCATGCTCGGCGCCACCCTCGCCGACCTCCAGCTCACCAAGGCCGCCCTCGGCGACATGGCGACCGGCGTCGACGCCGCCGCCCTCCTCACCTTCCGCGCCGCCTGGCGCCGCGACGTCCAGGGCCTGCCCACCACCAAGGAGGCGGCCATGGCCAAGATGACCGCCACCGAGACCGCCCAGACCGTGATCGACCGCGCCGTCCAGCTCTTCGGCGGCCGCGGCGTCCGCGTCGGCGAGACGGTGGAGCGCCTCTATCGCGAGATCCGCGCGCTCCGCATCTACGAAGGCGCCACCGAGGTCCAGAAGCTCATCGTCGCCCGCGCACTCCTCGAGGAGCCCGGGCGATGA